In Fastidiosipila sp., a genomic segment contains:
- the lepB gene encoding signal peptidase I has protein sequence MNQQQEQEYRTRPSPEKEPFWRRLLRFAITLALCFVFVYALTQFVLQRNTVIGSSMFPTLEDKDEVFVEKISRLFPSGLKRGDIVTADSFRGFDDPHEIMIIKRIVGLPGERITIRGGFVYVDGQLLDEPYLEEGVMTSEHAKEYADLLLGDKEYYLLGDNRMNSRDSRDVGPVSRDDIEGKLFFRFLPLERIGKPR, from the coding sequence ATGAATCAACAACAGGAGCAGGAGTATCGGACAAGACCTTCGCCGGAGAAGGAACCCTTCTGGCGGCGCTTGCTTCGATTTGCCATTACACTGGCTCTTTGTTTTGTTTTTGTCTATGCTCTCACGCAGTTTGTCTTGCAGCGCAATACGGTCATCGGCTCCTCCATGTTCCCGACCCTGGAGGACAAGGATGAGGTCTTCGTTGAAAAAATCTCCCGTCTTTTCCCTTCAGGGCTCAAACGCGGTGATATCGTGACAGCGGACTCCTTTCGGGGATTTGATGACCCCCATGAAATCATGATCATTAAACGGATTGTCGGCCTGCCCGGCGAACGTATTACCATCCGGGGCGGTTTTGTTTATGTGGATGGCCAGCTTCTGGATGAACCCTATCTGGAAGAGGGGGTCATGACATCGGAGCACGCCAAAGAATACGCCGACCTTCTGCTGGGAGACAAGGAGTATTACCTGCTGGGCGACAACCGGATGAACAGCCGCGACAGCCGGGATGTTGGCCCTGTTTCCCGGGACGACATCGAGGGGAAGTTGTTTTTCCGCTTTCTTCCGCTTGAACGGATCGGAAAGCCCAGATAA